One window from the genome of Nicotiana tomentosiformis chromosome 5, ASM39032v3, whole genome shotgun sequence encodes:
- the LOC104103002 gene encoding protein VASCULATURE COMPLEXITY AND CONNECTIVITY-like, whose translation MAKLVKILAGLVIVAFDVVAGILGYKAEASENQEKQQTQWLFESCNKPSHEAFVFGLAAATLLGIAHVLANLLGGCSVCTTDDIRKATPIKQLSIACLVFTWIIFAVGLGMLVVGTKANHKSRTSCGFIHHNYLSIGGILCFVHALFSVAYYVAASQNLA comes from the exons ATGGCCAAATTGGTTAAAATCTTGGCTGGTTTGGTAATAGTGGCATTCGATGTCGTTGCTGGGATTCTTGGATATAAAGCAGAAGCATCTGAAAACCAG GAAAAGCAGCAGACGCAGTGGTTGTTCGAGTCATGTAACAAGCCAAGCCATGAGGCATTTGTTTTTGGGTTAGCTGCAGCAACTCTGCTTGGAATAGCTCATGTTCTTGCCAACCTTCTCGGAGGCTGCAGTGTTTGTACTACTGACGATATTAGGAAAGCCACCCCTATCAAGCAATTATCAATTGCTTGTCTCGTTTTTACATG GATCATATTTGCAGTAGGATTGGGAATGCTGGTGGTAGGGACAAAAGCAAACCACAAGTCAAGAACTTCGTGTGGTTTTATACATCATAATTACCTATCCATTGGTGGAATTCTGTGTTTTGTTCATGCCCTCTTTTCTGTTGCATATTATGTCGCAGCTAGTCAAAATCTGGCCTAA